In Elusimicrobiota bacterium, one DNA window encodes the following:
- a CDS encoding rubrerythrin family protein yields the protein MKSIKGSKTEKNLLATFAGESQARNRYTYFASAAKKEGYEQISFLFTDTAENEKEHAKVFFKYLEGGDVEITATYPAGVIGKTTENLKEAAAGENLEYSKLYPEFAKIAEAEGYPEVAASYRAIVVAERQHEKRYLALLENIKNNRVFKREKITKWRCRNCGYIHEGAEAPKECPACKHPTAYFELLGENW from the coding sequence ATGAAAAGCATTAAAGGGAGTAAAACTGAAAAAAATCTTTTAGCAACGTTTGCAGGCGAATCGCAGGCAAGGAACAGATACACGTATTTTGCATCTGCGGCAAAGAAAGAAGGCTATGAACAAATTTCTTTTCTCTTTACTGATACTGCTGAAAATGAGAAAGAACATGCAAAGGTATTTTTCAAGTATTTAGAAGGCGGCGATGTTGAAATTACGGCAACTTACCCGGCAGGTGTTATCGGTAAAACAACAGAAAATTTGAAAGAAGCCGCGGCAGGTGAAAATTTGGAATACTCCAAATTATATCCAGAATTCGCAAAAATTGCTGAAGCGGAAGGTTATCCGGAAGTTGCCGCGTCCTATAGGGCGATTGTTGTTGCAGAAAGACAGCATGAAAAAAGATACCTGGCGCTCTTAGAAAATATTAAAAACAACAGAGTATTCAAAAGAGAAAAAATTACAAAGTGGAGATGCAGAAACTGCGGGTATATTCATGAAGGCGCAGAAGCTCCAAAAGAGTGCCCCGCCTGCAAACATCCGACTGCGTATTTTGAGCTTTTAGGTGAAAACTGGTAA
- a CDS encoding flavodoxin domain-containing protein: MTAVKIADGLFWVGAIDWNLRAFHGHTYNTQRGSTYNAYLIVDPEGKVALVDTVLEPFANEMIENIKEIIPPEKIDYIIANHVERDHSGALPAIHKLCPKALVLGTEKCKEGLYKNYYGDWEFRIVKSGDKLKLGKKTLTFIEAPMIHWPDSMFTYMIEDEILLPNDAFGQHYATSERFDDEVDNSFLMDEAAKYYANIIWPLSQIVLRKIEEVQKANIPIKMIAPSHGIIWRKDPMKIVNSYINWAKNETKKKVVIVYETMWESTAKMAKQIADGIMDAGGIDVKLYDVNSADRTEVIKEMLDAKGYLIGSSTHGNDMLPSIEGFLGFLKILKPKNRIATAFGSYGWAGGAVMRIEGVLKETGIELAQPSISVKFVPDENEMKQCYEFGKNFAQKI; encoded by the coding sequence ATGACAGCGGTAAAAATTGCAGATGGTTTATTTTGGGTCGGAGCCATTGACTGGAACTTAAGGGCTTTCCACGGGCATACTTACAACACCCAGAGAGGTTCAACCTATAATGCATATTTAATCGTAGACCCTGAAGGAAAAGTTGCGTTGGTTGATACGGTCCTTGAGCCGTTTGCCAATGAAATGATTGAAAATATCAAAGAGATAATCCCGCCGGAGAAAATAGACTACATAATTGCCAATCATGTGGAAAGAGATCATTCAGGGGCATTACCTGCAATACATAAACTCTGCCCAAAAGCGCTGGTTTTAGGCACGGAAAAATGCAAAGAAGGATTGTATAAGAATTATTACGGCGATTGGGAATTTAGAATAGTAAAAAGCGGGGATAAGCTTAAATTGGGTAAAAAAACCTTAACATTTATTGAAGCTCCCATGATTCACTGGCCGGACAGCATGTTCACATACATGATTGAAGACGAGATTTTACTGCCGAACGACGCTTTTGGCCAGCATTATGCCACTTCAGAAAGGTTTGACGATGAAGTGGATAATAGTTTTCTTATGGACGAGGCGGCAAAATATTATGCAAATATAATCTGGCCCTTAAGCCAGATTGTTTTGAGGAAAATCGAGGAAGTGCAGAAAGCGAATATACCGATAAAAATGATTGCGCCCAGCCATGGAATTATCTGGCGCAAAGACCCGATGAAAATAGTAAATTCTTATATTAATTGGGCCAAGAACGAAACAAAGAAAAAAGTGGTTATAGTTTACGAAACCATGTGGGAGTCTACAGCGAAAATGGCTAAACAAATAGCTGATGGAATTATGGATGCGGGTGGTATTGACGTTAAACTGTATGATGTCAATTCAGCGGATCGTACTGAAGTTATTAAGGAGATGCTTGATGCAAAAGGATATTTGATAGGTTCTTCTACGCATGGGAACGATATGCTGCCCAGTATAGAAGGGTTTTTGGGGTTTTTGAAAATCCTAAAACCGAAAAACAGAATTGCAACGGCTTTTGGTTCCTACGGTTGGGCTGGCGGAGCCGTAATGCGGATTGAAGGGGTGCTCAAAGAAACAGGGATTGAGCTTGCACAGCCTTCAATATCTGTTAAATTTGTTCCTGATGAAAATGAAATGAAGCAATGTTACGAGTTTGGCAAAAATTTTGCGCAAAAAATATGA
- a CDS encoding TlpA family protein disulfide reductase produces MFKKPEDKSMKRRMFLAAVIVLGISFAGIAQTSPEDKAIDFSLKSIKGEQVSLKSFRNKKTVMIVFWASWCGYCIEEIPELKKLYDAVDKNKFEILAVNVQEKQQDVSAYAKKRGIKYKILLDTDGTVSAAYKVTGIPANIIVDKNGNIIYNEHQVPHDSIQYVKKLIGQKTKGSK; encoded by the coding sequence ATGTTTAAAAAACCGGAGGATAAAAGCATGAAAAGGAGAATGTTTTTAGCAGCAGTTATTGTTTTGGGTATAAGTTTTGCAGGTATAGCTCAGACCTCCCCTGAGGATAAAGCAATTGATTTTTCGCTCAAGAGCATTAAGGGTGAGCAGGTAAGCCTGAAGAGCTTCAGGAATAAAAAGACAGTAATGATTGTTTTTTGGGCCAGCTGGTGCGGCTACTGTATTGAGGAAATTCCGGAACTAAAAAAATTGTACGATGCTGTTGATAAAAATAAATTTGAGATTCTGGCTGTAAATGTTCAGGAAAAACAGCAAGATGTCTCTGCTTATGCAAAAAAGAGAGGAATTAAATATAAAATTTTGCTCGATACCGATGGAACAGTCTCTGCCGCTTATAAAGTTACAGGTATCCCTGCAAATATTATAGTAGATAAAAACGGTAACATCATTTATAATGAGCATCAAGTGCCGCATGATTCAATTCAATATGTTAAGAAGTTAATCGGGCAGAAAACTAAGGGGTCAAAATGA
- a CDS encoding 2-oxoacid:ferredoxin oxidoreductase subunit beta, translating to MTELNTSAKNTWCPGCGNFAILGSIKAVINALIEEGTPKEKIVIVSGIGCHAKIVDYLNINSFYSLHGRVVPVATAIKLANPDLKVIGFAGDGDCYGEGLEHLLFGAKRNVDITMIVHNNRVYGLTTGQYTPTSPLGYKGRSTPGGSKELPINPLEIALASGATYVARGFSNNMELMKKLFKEAILHKGFSLVDVLQVCVTFFNMYDYYNKKAYELVDHNTGRFDDAMKKLREWDYNMNVPIALGAFYKKEDTTFDENFHQGKIDGNIRSAKMQELLKKYV from the coding sequence ATGACAGAACTGAATACGAGCGCGAAAAATACATGGTGCCCGGGGTGCGGGAATTTTGCAATTTTGGGTTCGATAAAAGCTGTTATAAACGCTTTAATTGAAGAAGGCACTCCAAAAGAGAAAATAGTTATAGTTTCCGGTATCGGCTGCCACGCAAAAATAGTTGATTACCTGAATATAAATAGTTTTTATTCATTACATGGAAGAGTGGTCCCCGTTGCAACAGCTATAAAACTTGCTAACCCAGATCTGAAAGTAATAGGTTTTGCCGGCGACGGAGATTGCTACGGCGAAGGTTTGGAACATCTGTTATTTGGAGCAAAAAGAAATGTTGATATCACCATGATTGTGCACAACAACCGGGTCTACGGCCTTACAACCGGCCAATATACCCCAACTTCACCTCTGGGCTACAAAGGCCGCTCAACACCCGGAGGTTCAAAAGAACTTCCTATAAATCCGTTAGAAATTGCTCTTGCGAGCGGTGCAACATATGTTGCCAGGGGTTTTTCCAATAACATGGAACTCATGAAAAAATTATTTAAGGAAGCAATTTTGCATAAAGGATTTTCTCTTGTGGATGTGCTCCAGGTCTGTGTGACATTTTTCAATATGTACGATTACTACAATAAAAAAGCTTATGAACTGGTTGATCATAACACCGGCAGGTTTGACGATGCTATGAAAAAATTAAGAGAATGGGATTATAATATGAATGTTCCTATTGCTCTGGGAGCATTTTACAAAAAGGAAGACACTACTTTTGACGAAAATTTCCATCAAGGAAAAATTGACGGAAATATTCGGTCAGCAAAAATGCAGGAACTGTTAAAAAAGTATGTTTAA
- a CDS encoding 2-oxoacid:acceptor oxidoreductase subunit alpha, whose amino-acid sequence MEISVLVGGKAGEGIDQSSLVIAKLINQLGYQIYVYRDYPSLIRGGHTFSIIRGAQRKISAHYDHVDYILAFNQDCIDLHKDRIKKDTCVIYDSDIIKPEIFPPGLKTAGIPLAKIVKEENAIAIMKNSCILGSFCKVAGIKWEILEQVFKNNIHKELEQNLKIARRGYDEAKEADNKISRASEKAPMPVVTGNDAISLGLVSAGLEAFLAYPMTPTSGVLHFLAQQAEEFSLKVVHPESEIAVMLMATGFAYAGKRAAVATSGGGFCLMTEGLSFAAMAELPVVIVLGQRPGPSTGLPTYSCQTELHFALNAGQGEFSRFIVAPGDADEAYFWSAFALDAAWKYQIPSFVLTDKTLSEGNFNLNTDSKCFISKPDLAPLLWDRKNPQAYKRYQVTETGISPLAFVPEKDVVIKVNSYEHDEAGITTEEPEITKMMQDKRLLKEKYLSQELEKIETVKIYGNKDSKTALVCWGSNKGVCIELAEKLGLKVIQPVVLSPFPENKFREALKGIEKTIYIENNSTGQLERLVRTYGFKADKMILRYDGRPFSLEGLEAELKKVI is encoded by the coding sequence ATGGAAATAAGTGTTTTAGTCGGCGGTAAAGCTGGCGAAGGCATAGACCAGTCAAGCCTGGTTATTGCAAAACTTATTAATCAGCTTGGGTATCAAATCTATGTTTACCGTGATTATCCTTCCCTGATAAGGGGAGGGCATACTTTTTCTATTATCAGGGGCGCCCAGAGAAAAATCAGCGCGCATTATGACCATGTAGATTATATTCTTGCTTTCAATCAGGATTGTATTGACCTGCATAAGGATAGGATTAAAAAGGATACATGCGTTATCTATGATTCAGATATTATAAAGCCTGAGATTTTTCCTCCGGGTTTAAAAACAGCCGGCATACCTCTTGCTAAAATAGTTAAAGAAGAAAATGCCATAGCGATAATGAAAAACTCCTGCATTTTGGGAAGTTTTTGCAAAGTTGCTGGTATAAAATGGGAAATTCTGGAACAGGTTTTTAAAAACAATATTCACAAAGAACTTGAGCAGAATCTTAAAATTGCCAGGCGCGGATATGATGAGGCAAAAGAGGCAGACAACAAAATATCCCGGGCTTCCGAAAAAGCTCCTATGCCTGTTGTAACGGGCAATGATGCAATCTCTCTCGGGCTTGTAAGCGCGGGCCTCGAAGCATTTCTGGCTTACCCAATGACACCAACGTCAGGAGTACTTCATTTTTTGGCTCAGCAGGCGGAAGAATTTTCCCTCAAAGTCGTGCATCCTGAAAGTGAAATTGCCGTGATGCTTATGGCAACAGGTTTTGCGTATGCAGGAAAAAGGGCCGCTGTGGCGACGTCCGGCGGCGGGTTCTGCCTTATGACAGAAGGGTTGAGCTTTGCAGCGATGGCGGAATTGCCGGTTGTGATAGTTCTTGGCCAGAGGCCGGGGCCCAGCACTGGTTTGCCTACATATTCCTGCCAGACTGAATTGCATTTTGCGCTAAATGCCGGACAGGGCGAATTTTCCCGGTTTATTGTTGCGCCGGGGGACGCAGATGAAGCATATTTTTGGTCCGCTTTTGCGCTCGACGCTGCGTGGAAATACCAAATACCGTCATTTGTGCTTACAGATAAAACCTTGAGTGAAGGAAATTTCAATCTGAATACAGATTCGAAATGTTTTATTTCAAAACCCGATTTGGCGCCTTTGTTGTGGGATAGAAAAAACCCGCAAGCATATAAAAGGTATCAGGTTACCGAAACTGGTATCTCTCCGCTCGCTTTTGTCCCTGAAAAGGACGTTGTTATAAAAGTTAATAGTTACGAGCATGATGAAGCAGGAATTACCACAGAAGAACCCGAAATAACGAAAATGATGCAGGATAAACGCCTGCTTAAGGAAAAATATTTATCGCAGGAACTTGAAAAAATTGAAACAGTAAAGATTTATGGCAACAAGGATTCTAAAACCGCCCTGGTTTGTTGGGGATCTAATAAAGGCGTTTGTATCGAACTGGCTGAAAAACTTGGGTTGAAAGTAATCCAGCCGGTAGTTCTTTCGCCGTTTCCAGAAAATAAATTCAGGGAGGCTTTGAAAGGAATAGAAAAAACGATTTATATAGAAAATAATTCAACCGGTCAGCTTGAACGCCTGGTAAGAACTTACGGTTTTAAAGCCGATAAAATGATTTTAAGATATGACGGCAGGCCGTTTTCACTGGAAGGCTTGGAAGCAGAACTAAAAAAAGTGATTTGA
- the nifU gene encoding Fe-S cluster assembly scaffold protein NifU, with the protein MAFYSEKVMDHFQNPRNVGEIPNADGKGEIGNPVCGDMMTFYIKVKDNRLEDVKFKTFGCGAAIAVSSMVSEMAKGKTLDEAMQITNASVAQELGGLPPNKMHCSNLGADALHKAIEDYKKKLVK; encoded by the coding sequence ATGGCTTTCTACTCTGAAAAGGTAATGGACCATTTTCAAAACCCAAGGAATGTAGGCGAAATTCCCAACGCTGACGGCAAAGGCGAAATAGGAAACCCGGTTTGCGGGGACATGATGACGTTCTATATTAAAGTAAAGGATAACCGGCTTGAAGACGTAAAATTTAAAACGTTCGGCTGCGGAGCGGCAATAGCGGTATCGTCAATGGTTTCTGAGATGGCGAAAGGTAAAACACTTGATGAAGCCATGCAAATAACAAATGCCTCGGTTGCGCAGGAACTTGGCGGGCTTCCTCCAAATAAAATGCATTGTTCAAATCTTGGCGCCGACGCTCTTCACAAAGCGATAGAAGATTACAAAAAGAAATTGGTGAAATAA
- a CDS encoding cysteine desulfurase, whose translation MKEIYLDNHSNTRIDERVLNEMLPYLKENYGNAQSMHSIGAKSKDALDLARKQIADLIGSKENEIYFVSCASEANNMAIKGTAEAYKQKGPKGHIIVSGIEHFSVLYSAKRLEQAGFTVTYLPVDKYGLISPEDVKNAIKADTILVSIQHANPEIGTVQDIEAISKIIHEKEIIFHVDAVCTVGTVPVDVNKLGVDLLTLSGTQFYGPKGAAALYMKKGTRVIPQIDGGIQENGRRAGTENIPAIAGLGKAAEIAKKEMAQNFDKLISLRDKLISQLPKHIEYSYLNGHPVKRLPNNVNFSIEFIEGEGMLLFLDQKGIYVTSGSACTSKALKMSHVLAATKMDTAVAQGSVLMTLSKYTTEDDIDFILKEFPPIVKRLRDMSPLYAYFQKTGKRQEAGPGTDYEHEHEEV comes from the coding sequence ATGAAAGAAATCTATCTGGATAATCATTCAAACACAAGAATTGACGAGCGAGTGCTGAACGAGATGCTTCCGTACCTGAAGGAAAACTATGGCAATGCGCAGAGCATGCATTCTATAGGCGCAAAATCAAAAGACGCGCTTGATTTAGCTCGCAAACAGATTGCGGATTTAATCGGTTCAAAAGAAAATGAAATATATTTTGTTTCCTGCGCTTCGGAAGCAAATAACATGGCTATAAAAGGGACGGCAGAAGCCTATAAACAAAAAGGCCCTAAGGGGCACATAATTGTTTCCGGCATAGAACATTTTTCCGTGCTTTATTCCGCCAAAAGGCTTGAACAGGCAGGATTCACGGTAACTTATCTTCCTGTAGACAAATATGGTTTAATTTCGCCTGAAGACGTAAAAAATGCCATCAAAGCGGATACCATTCTTGTTTCAATCCAGCATGCGAACCCAGAAATCGGAACTGTGCAGGATATTGAAGCAATTTCAAAAATAATCCATGAAAAAGAAATAATCTTTCATGTTGACGCTGTTTGTACGGTTGGAACGGTTCCTGTTGATGTGAATAAACTGGGCGTTGATTTGCTGACCTTGTCAGGAACGCAATTTTACGGCCCGAAAGGCGCCGCGGCGCTTTATATGAAAAAAGGAACAAGAGTGATACCTCAAATTGACGGCGGCATACAGGAAAACGGCCGGCGCGCCGGCACTGAAAATATTCCCGCGATAGCGGGTTTGGGTAAAGCGGCTGAAATTGCTAAAAAAGAAATGGCGCAAAATTTTGATAAACTTATTTCTTTGCGCGATAAATTGATTTCACAGCTGCCAAAGCATATAGAATATTCCTATCTTAATGGACATCCGGTAAAACGACTGCCGAATAATGTAAATTTTTCCATAGAATTTATTGAAGGCGAAGGAATGTTACTGTTCCTGGATCAAAAGGGAATTTATGTGACCAGCGGGTCTGCATGCACTTCCAAAGCCCTAAAGATGTCGCATGTACTGGCTGCAACTAAAATGGATACAGCTGTTGCGCAAGGTTCCGTTTTGATGACTTTGTCAAAATACACAACAGAAGATGATATTGATTTTATACTAAAAGAATTTCCGCCGATAGTAAAGAGGCTGCGTGATATGTCGCCCCTTTATGCGTATTTCCAAAAAACTGGAAAACGGCAGGAGGCGGGCCCCGGTACGGATTATGAACACGAACATGAGGAGGTTTAG
- a CDS encoding NifU family protein encodes MKAKVEAALAKVRPALQMDGGNVELVDVSKDGVVKVKLTGACGHCPMSQMTLKMGIEQVLKEEVPEVKEVVAI; translated from the coding sequence ATGAAAGCGAAGGTGGAAGCGGCGTTAGCGAAAGTAAGGCCGGCATTACAAATGGACGGCGGGAATGTTGAGCTGGTAGATGTAAGCAAGGATGGTGTTGTAAAAGTTAAATTAACAGGCGCGTGCGGGCATTGTCCGATGAGTCAGATGACCTTAAAGATGGGGATAGAACAGGTATTAAAGGAAGAAGTGCCTGAAGTAAAAGAAGTAGTGGCAATATAA
- a CDS encoding rubredoxin: MELKALYKISYGIYIVSSKKGDKFNGQIANTVFQVTAEPPTIAISVNKQNLTWEYIKESKVFTVSVLSKDAPMPFIGTFGFKSGRTIDKFKDVKYKSGLNGAPIVLDFAIGCFEAEVINSLDVGTHTIFVGKIIGAEILSENEPMTYTIYRDVKGGKSPKTAPTYITPANIKEADKKEQGGKAMAKYKCTICGYIYDPDKGDPDSGVNPGTAFEQIPDTWVCPVCGVKKDQFEKI; this comes from the coding sequence ATGGAGCTAAAAGCACTATATAAAATTTCTTACGGTATATATATTGTCAGCTCAAAAAAAGGCGATAAATTCAATGGCCAAATAGCTAACACTGTTTTCCAGGTGACTGCTGAACCCCCGACTATTGCAATCAGTGTAAATAAACAAAACCTTACCTGGGAGTATATAAAGGAAAGCAAGGTTTTTACGGTTTCAGTTCTTTCAAAGGATGCGCCTATGCCTTTTATTGGCACATTCGGGTTTAAATCAGGCCGCACAATAGATAAATTCAAAGATGTAAAATATAAATCAGGGCTGAATGGCGCCCCAATAGTTCTTGATTTTGCAATTGGTTGTTTTGAAGCAGAAGTTATTAATAGTCTTGATGTTGGTACGCATACAATTTTTGTTGGTAAGATTATCGGCGCTGAAATACTTAGTGAAAATGAACCGATGACGTATACTATTTATCGTGATGTTAAAGGCGGCAAGTCACCAAAAACTGCGCCGACTTACATAACGCCAGCTAATATAAAGGAAGCTGATAAAAAGGAACAAGGGGGAAAGGCGATGGCAAAATATAAATGTACCATTTGCGGTTATATCTATGACCCGGACAAGGGTGATCCTGATTCCGGAGTGAATCCCGGAACTGCATTCGAGCAGATCCCTGATACGTGGGTTTGCCCGGTTTGCGGAGTAAAGAAAGACCAATTTGAAAAGATCTGA
- a CDS encoding transcriptional repressor — MEKVKKLLESKGIRPTYQRLKILKYLEDNKEHPTVDIIYEVMKKDIPTISKTTVYNTLNSLIENGVALPIIITGKETRFDSNVMSHHHFYCEKCGKILDLKVECEHFKKGNIQGHKIKELHGYYKGICKNCL; from the coding sequence ATGGAAAAAGTTAAAAAACTATTAGAATCAAAAGGTATCAGGCCGACGTACCAGCGTTTAAAAATCCTTAAGTATCTTGAAGATAACAAGGAACACCCTACTGTAGATATAATCTATGAAGTAATGAAAAAAGATATTCCTACTATATCAAAAACAACAGTTTACAATACCCTGAATTCTTTAATTGAAAATGGCGTGGCACTTCCTATTATTATTACCGGCAAAGAAACACGGTTTGATTCAAATGTCATGTCGCACCATCATTTTTATTGCGAAAAATGCGGCAAGATACTTGATTTGAAGGTTGAGTGCGAACATTTTAAAAAAGGGAACATCCAAGGGCATAAAATCAAAGAACTGCATGGTTACTATAAAGGTATTTGCAAAAATTGCTTATGA
- the lon gene encoding endopeptidase La: MNAEKNEKIEKKLVIPAKLPLLPVRDVVVFPYMVVPLAVGRDKSIKALEVAMATDRLVFVAAQKKANTEDPQVEDLFKVGVICEVLQMLKMADGTLKILVEGVKRGTITDSSYISERGYLEVSFDIINEEEEGAPEIEALKREALELFDQYVKLNRRLVVDISNAVRSIEDPSKLCDTITSHLMIKIGERQSILETISLKKRLEMLIEILNREIEILNIERRIQTRVKNQIEKTQKEYYLTEQMKAIQKELRQKDDFSKEVDEVRQKIKQAKMPPEALEEAEKELSRLEKMMPFSPEATVIRTYLDWLIELPWAVGTPDNYDLKRAKKILDEDHYGLDKIKDRVVEYLAVLKQVQKIKGPILCFVGPPGVGKTSIAKSVARALGRNFIRVSLGGVRDEAEIRGHRRTYIGSLPGRIIQSIRKAKSKNPVFLLDEIDKMGTDWRGDPSSALLEVLDPEQNTNFVDHYLDVGFDLSSVMFITTANTLYSIPPTLVDRLEVLRFSGYTTDEKLKIAEQYLLPKQIKEHGLADKQINISLDAVKEAIQNYTREAGVRNLDREIANLCRKVSKEIQWDNKKETVCVTKDNVGKYLGVAGFIREKISPNDVGVATGLAWTEQGGETLTIEVAMLKGKGKYTLTGKLGEVMQESAQAALTYVRSISKKYKVKDDFFKDKDFHIHVPEGAIPKDGPSAGITIATALASVMINKPVKKDLAMTGEITLRGRVLPIGGLKEKMIAAFRENIKIIIIPEGNKKDLADIPEKIQKELKIIPVKHMGEVLKAAFQK; the protein is encoded by the coding sequence ATGAACGCAGAAAAGAACGAAAAAATAGAAAAGAAGCTAGTGATACCCGCAAAACTGCCGTTGCTCCCCGTACGGGATGTTGTAGTATTTCCTTACATGGTAGTTCCGTTAGCTGTAGGCAGGGATAAATCCATAAAAGCGCTTGAAGTAGCCATGGCTACTGACAGGCTCGTTTTTGTTGCGGCGCAAAAAAAAGCAAATACCGAAGACCCGCAGGTTGAAGACCTTTTTAAAGTCGGAGTTATCTGCGAAGTTTTACAGATGCTTAAGATGGCCGACGGCACGCTGAAAATTCTTGTAGAAGGCGTAAAAAGAGGCACCATCACTGATTCCAGCTATATTTCTGAACGGGGATACCTGGAAGTGTCATTTGATATTATAAATGAAGAAGAAGAGGGAGCCCCGGAAATAGAAGCGCTTAAAAGGGAAGCCCTCGAATTGTTCGACCAGTATGTTAAATTAAACCGCAGGCTGGTTGTTGATATTTCAAATGCGGTCCGCAGTATTGAAGACCCGTCAAAACTCTGCGATACGATTACCTCTCACCTGATGATAAAAATCGGCGAGCGCCAGAGCATACTTGAAACGATTTCCCTGAAAAAACGCTTGGAAATGCTTATAGAAATTTTAAACAGGGAAATTGAAATCCTTAATATCGAACGCAGAATACAGACCCGGGTAAAAAACCAGATAGAAAAAACACAGAAAGAATATTACCTTACGGAACAGATGAAAGCCATCCAGAAGGAATTGCGCCAGAAGGATGATTTTTCCAAAGAAGTTGACGAAGTCAGGCAAAAAATAAAACAGGCGAAAATGCCACCGGAGGCGCTGGAGGAAGCTGAAAAAGAACTTTCGCGCCTTGAAAAAATGATGCCTTTCTCGCCGGAAGCCACAGTAATCAGGACCTATCTTGACTGGCTGATTGAACTTCCGTGGGCCGTAGGAACTCCCGATAATTACGATTTGAAAAGAGCAAAAAAAATACTTGATGAAGACCATTACGGTCTGGATAAAATAAAAGACAGGGTAGTAGAATACCTGGCGGTTTTGAAACAGGTTCAGAAAATTAAAGGGCCGATCCTTTGCTTTGTGGGCCCGCCCGGAGTCGGAAAAACCTCGATAGCCAAATCCGTAGCCCGCGCGCTTGGCAGAAATTTTATAAGGGTTTCTCTCGGAGGCGTGCGCGATGAAGCTGAAATCAGGGGGCACAGAAGGACCTATATAGGTTCGCTGCCCGGCAGGATTATCCAGTCCATCAGAAAAGCTAAATCAAAAAATCCGGTATTCCTGCTTGACGAAATAGATAAAATGGGGACAGACTGGCGAGGAGACCCTTCGTCCGCTTTGCTTGAAGTCCTGGACCCGGAACAAAACACAAATTTTGTCGACCACTATCTGGACGTAGGTTTTGATTTGTCTTCGGTAATGTTCATTACAACCGCAAATACTCTTTATTCGATACCGCCCACGCTTGTAGACCGGCTGGAAGTATTAAGGTTCTCAGGCTACACAACGGATGAAAAATTGAAAATAGCGGAACAGTACCTCCTGCCAAAACAGATAAAAGAACACGGGCTTGCAGACAAGCAAATTAATATATCTTTGGACGCGGTGAAGGAAGCCATACAAAACTATACCCGGGAAGCGGGTGTAAGAAACCTGGATCGCGAGATAGCAAATCTTTGCCGTAAAGTTTCAAAAGAGATACAGTGGGACAATAAAAAAGAAACGGTTTGCGTAACTAAAGATAATGTAGGCAAATATCTTGGAGTTGCCGGATTTATACGCGAAAAAATTTCTCCCAATGACGTAGGAGTTGCAACCGGCCTTGCCTGGACGGAACAGGGCGGTGAAACCCTTACCATAGAAGTAGCCATGCTTAAAGGAAAAGGCAAATATACTTTGACCGGAAAACTTGGCGAGGTTATGCAGGAAAGCGCCCAGGCCGCATTGACTTACGTGCGTTCAATTTCAAAAAAATACAAAGTAAAAGATGATTTCTTTAAAGACAAGGATTTTCACATACACGTGCCCGAAGGCGCTATCCCAAAAGACGGCCCTTCCGCCGGTATTACCATAGCGACGGCTTTAGCAAGCGTGATGATCAATAAACCTGTAAAAAAAGACCTGGCGATGACGGGTGAAATAACGCTGCGCGGAAGAGTGCTTCCCATCGGCGGGCTGAAAGAGAAAATGATTGCCGCCTTCAGGGAAAATATCAAAATTATCATTATTCCCGAAGGAAATAAAAAAGACCTGGCGGATATTCCTGAAAAAATCCAGAAAGAACTTAAAATCATACCCGTAAAACACATGGGTGAAGTCCTTAAAGCCGCTTTTCAAAAATAA